Proteins found in one Mycoplasmopsis citelli genomic segment:
- a CDS encoding ATP-binding protein: MRLYEKYLKEIGVKEDTLNSTKLEIAKNLELIDDGKHGYYRVKNFAVLMFCEYPKKFIPNAYVEITREVNGTDKIESKIFDGPIWTQAQQVSQYFEENVFSSYIIRTNNKTEHNKIYNYPLNAFRELANNAILHNEYDNNENIRITFHKKYISFVNHNKPLPPVTIESMNKKETFDTRKYLNKKIREMFKDLKLIESFGTGIRRAKNALRENKSPKVEFYPITNSENDNYTEAIIRINKEFLKNSKNHVIINDELINKEEKKKEIIFLLKSNPKLTAEQISNKLQINAIWHYLNELKKENKIKRVGSTKGGEWIVIE; this comes from the coding sequence TTGAGATTATATGAAAAATATTTAAAGGAAATTGGAGTAAAAGAAGATACATTAAACTCAACTAAGCTTGAAATAGCAAAAAATTTAGAACTTATAGATGACGGGAAACACGGTTATTATAGAGTAAAAAACTTTGCAGTTCTTATGTTTTGCGAATATCCTAAAAAGTTTATTCCTAATGCTTATGTTGAAATTACTAGAGAAGTAAATGGTACCGATAAAATAGAATCTAAGATATTTGATGGACCAATATGAACTCAAGCTCAACAAGTTTCTCAATATTTTGAAGAGAATGTATTTTCTTCATACATAATAAGAACCAATAATAAAACTGAACATAATAAAATTTATAATTATCCGCTTAATGCTTTTAGAGAATTAGCTAATAATGCTATTTTGCACAATGAGTATGATAATAATGAGAATATAAGAATTACCTTTCATAAAAAATATATTTCTTTTGTTAATCATAACAAACCACTACCACCAGTTACAATTGAATCGATGAATAAAAAAGAAACTTTTGACACAAGAAAATATTTAAATAAAAAAATAAGAGAGATGTTCAAAGATTTAAAATTAATAGAATCATTTGGAACAGGAATTCGAAGAGCTAAAAATGCATTACGTGAAAATAAATCTCCTAAAGTGGAGTTTTATCCAATAACTAATAGTGAAAATGATAATTATACAGAAGCAATAATAAGAATAAATAAGGAATTTTTAAAAAATAGTAAGAATCACGTAATTATTAATGATGAATTAATAAATAAAGAAGAAAAAAAGAAAGAAATCATTTTTTTATTAAAATCTAATCCTAAATTAACTGCAGAACAAATTTCTAATAAATTGCAAATTAACGCTATTTGACATTATTTAAATGAACTTAAAAAAGAAAATAAAATAAAAAGAGTGGGTTCAACAAAAGGTGGGGAATGAATTGTTATTGAATAA